The following proteins are co-located in the Pseudomonas cavernae genome:
- the ahpC gene encoding alkyl hydroperoxide reductase subunit C, producing MSLINTQVQPFKANAFHAGEFVEVTEQSLKGKWSVLIFMPAAFTFNCPTEIEDAANNYAEFQKAGTEVYIVTTDTHFSHKVWHETSPAVGKAQFPLIGDPTHQLTNAFGVHIPEEGLALRGTFVINPEGVIKTVEIHSNEIARDVAETLRKLKAAQYTAANPGQVCPAKWKEGEATLAPSLDLVGKI from the coding sequence ATGTCTCTCATCAACACCCAAGTCCAGCCGTTCAAGGCCAACGCTTTCCACGCCGGCGAGTTCGTCGAAGTCACCGAGCAGTCCCTGAAGGGCAAGTGGTCCGTGCTGATCTTCATGCCGGCCGCCTTCACCTTCAACTGCCCGACCGAGATCGAAGACGCCGCCAACAACTACGCCGAGTTCCAGAAGGCCGGTACCGAGGTGTACATCGTCACCACCGACACCCACTTCTCGCACAAGGTCTGGCACGAAACCTCCCCGGCCGTTGGCAAGGCTCAGTTCCCGCTGATCGGTGACCCGACTCACCAACTGACCAACGCGTTCGGCGTGCACATCCCGGAAGAAGGCCTGGCCCTGCGCGGTACCTTCGTGATCAACCCGGAAGGCGTGATCAAGACCGTGGAAATCCACTCCAACGAAATCGCCCGTGACGTCGCGGAAACCCTGCGCAAGCTGAAAGCTGCCCAGTACACCGCCGCCAACCCGGGTCAGGTCTGCCCGGCCAAGTGGAAAGAAGGCGAAGCCACTCTGGCTCCGTCCCTCGACCTGGTCGGTAAAATCTAA
- a CDS encoding putative nucleotidyltransferase substrate binding domain-containing protein, with the protein MSNRDAFAQAGKAAVQQNIHGLMEFLQKFPPFNQMDNAHLVYLLEHCQLRFYAEGESIIKPGDGPVQHFYIVKQGRVVGERPHSAKRGTETTFEITSGECFPLAALLGERATRTEHLAGADTFCLLLGKDAFARLFASSAPFRDFALRGVSSLLDQVNQQVQLRAAESLGAQYSLDTRLAELAMQQPVTCTPATPLRAAVRRMHEAHVGSIVIVDADQRPLGIFTLRDLRRVIGEACADLEQPIAEIMTQRPFHLAPTASAFDAALAMTERHIAHVCLVEHGRLTGVVSERDLFSLQRVDLVHLARTIRHAGQLETLVALRRDIHLLVERMLAHGASSTQITRLLTQLNDHTVCRVIELCLEQFGDPGVPFTWLCFGSEGRREQTLHTDQDNGILFEASDAAEAALLRGRLLPLAEQINQALAQCGFSLCQGGIMAGNPQLCLSRSEWARRFSGFIREATPENLLGSTIFFDLRAVWGAEDGCEQLRAQLLAEVADNPLFQRLMAANALRMRPPVGRFRDFVVERKHGERDGTLDLKVQGLTPFVDGARLLALAHGIGETGTLGRLRALIEHEVIDAQDGAAYEEAYHFIQQTRMQQHQLQAHQQLPYSNRLNPDHLNHLDRRILRESLRQAQRLQSSLALRYQL; encoded by the coding sequence ATGAGCAACCGCGATGCCTTCGCCCAGGCGGGCAAGGCCGCCGTGCAGCAGAACATCCATGGCCTGATGGAGTTTCTGCAGAAGTTCCCGCCGTTCAACCAGATGGACAACGCCCACCTGGTCTACCTGCTGGAGCACTGCCAGCTGCGCTTCTATGCCGAGGGCGAAAGCATCATCAAGCCCGGCGACGGGCCGGTGCAGCACTTCTATATCGTCAAGCAGGGCCGGGTGGTCGGCGAGCGCCCGCATTCGGCCAAGCGTGGCACCGAGACCACCTTCGAGATCACCAGCGGCGAGTGCTTCCCGCTCGCCGCCCTGCTCGGCGAGCGCGCGACCCGCACCGAGCACCTGGCCGGCGCCGACACCTTCTGCCTGCTGCTCGGCAAGGACGCCTTCGCCCGCCTGTTTGCCAGTTCGGCGCCGTTCCGCGACTTCGCCCTGCGCGGGGTCAGCAGCCTGCTCGACCAGGTCAACCAGCAGGTGCAGCTGCGCGCGGCGGAGAGCCTCGGCGCCCAGTATTCGCTGGACACCCGCCTGGCCGAGCTGGCCATGCAGCAGCCGGTGACCTGCACCCCCGCAACGCCGCTGCGCGCGGCGGTCAGGCGCATGCACGAGGCGCATGTCGGCAGCATCGTCATAGTCGATGCGGACCAACGGCCGCTGGGCATCTTCACCCTGCGCGACCTGCGCCGGGTGATCGGCGAAGCCTGCGCCGACCTGGAGCAACCCATTGCCGAGATCATGACCCAGCGCCCCTTCCACCTGGCCCCGACGGCCAGCGCCTTCGACGCGGCGCTGGCGATGACCGAAAGGCACATCGCCCACGTCTGCCTGGTCGAGCACGGGCGCCTGACCGGCGTGGTGTCCGAGCGCGACCTGTTCTCCCTGCAGCGCGTCGACCTGGTGCACCTGGCGCGCACCATCCGCCACGCCGGCCAGCTCGAAACCCTGGTGGCGCTGCGTCGCGACATCCACCTGCTGGTCGAACGCATGCTCGCCCACGGCGCCAGCTCGACGCAAATCACCCGCCTGCTCACCCAGCTCAACGACCACACCGTCTGCCGGGTGATCGAGCTGTGCCTGGAGCAGTTCGGCGACCCGGGCGTGCCCTTCACCTGGCTGTGCTTCGGCAGCGAGGGCCGCCGCGAGCAGACCCTGCACACCGACCAGGACAACGGCATCCTCTTCGAGGCCAGTGACGCCGCCGAGGCGGCGCTGCTGCGCGGGCGCCTGCTGCCGCTGGCCGAACAGATCAACCAGGCCCTGGCGCAGTGCGGCTTCAGCCTGTGCCAGGGCGGCATCATGGCCGGCAACCCGCAGCTCTGCCTGTCGCGCAGCGAGTGGGCGCGGCGCTTCTCCGGCTTCATCCGCGAGGCGACCCCGGAGAACCTGCTCGGCTCGACCATCTTCTTTGACCTGCGCGCGGTCTGGGGCGCGGAGGACGGCTGCGAGCAATTGCGCGCGCAACTGCTCGCCGAGGTCGCCGACAACCCGCTGTTCCAGCGCCTGATGGCCGCCAACGCGCTGCGCATGCGCCCGCCGGTGGGGCGCTTTCGCGACTTCGTGGTCGAGCGCAAGCACGGCGAGCGGGACGGCACCCTCGATCTCAAGGTGCAGGGTCTGACCCCCTTCGTCGACGGCGCGCGGCTGCTCGCCCTCGCCCACGGCATCGGCGAGACCGGCACCCTCGGCCGCCTGCGCGCGCTGATCGAGCACGAGGTGATCGATGCCCAGGACGGCGCCGCCTATGAGGAGGCCTATCACTTCATCCAGCAGACTCGCATGCAGCAGCACCAACTCCAAGCGCACCAGCAGCTGCCCTACTCCAACCGCCTGAACCCGGACCACCTCAACCACCTCGACCGGCGCATCCTGCGCGAGTCACTACGCCAGGCCCAGCGCCTGCAGAGCAGCCTGGCGCTGCGTTACCAGCTATGA
- the ahpF gene encoding alkyl hydroperoxide reductase subunit F yields the protein MLDANLKSQLKAYLEKVTLPFEIVASLDDSAKSQELLGLLNDIVGLTDKITLKTDGSDARRPSFSLNRPGADIGLTFAGIPMGHEFTSLVLALLQVGGHPSKLDAETIEQIKSIEGRFEFETYFSLSCQNCPDVVQALNLMAVLNPNIRNVSIDGALFQEEVERRQIMAVPSIYLNGEVFASGRMEVKEILAKIDTGAASRDAEKMNAKDAFDVLVVGGGPAGAAAAIYAARKGIRTGVAAERFGGQVLDTMAIENFVSVQETEGPKLARALEEHVKQYDVDIMDLQRASALIPASAAGGLHEVKFESGASLKAKTVILATGARWREMNVPGEKEYKAKGVCFCPHCDGPLFKGKRVAVIGGGNSGVEAAIDLAGIVSHVTLIEFDDKLRADAVLQKKLNSLANVTVIKSALTTEVKGDGQKVTGLVYKDRVSEELRTVELEGIFVQIGLLPNSDWLKGSIELSPRGEIIADARGETSVPGVFAAGDVTTVPYKQIVIAVGEGAKASLSAFDHLIRTT from the coding sequence ATGTTGGACGCCAATCTGAAATCCCAGTTGAAGGCTTACCTCGAGAAGGTCACCCTGCCGTTCGAGATCGTTGCGTCCCTCGATGACAGCGCGAAGTCCCAGGAACTGCTCGGCCTGCTCAACGACATCGTCGGCCTGACCGACAAGATCACCCTGAAGACCGATGGCAGCGACGCCCGTCGTCCGTCGTTCTCGCTCAACCGCCCGGGTGCGGATATCGGCCTGACCTTCGCCGGCATCCCCATGGGCCACGAATTTACCTCGCTGGTCCTGGCCCTGCTGCAGGTCGGCGGCCACCCGTCCAAGCTGGACGCCGAGACCATCGAGCAGATCAAGAGCATCGAAGGCCGTTTCGAATTCGAAACCTACTTCTCGCTGTCCTGCCAGAACTGCCCGGACGTGGTCCAGGCGCTGAACCTGATGGCGGTGCTCAACCCGAACATCCGCAACGTGTCGATCGACGGCGCGCTGTTCCAGGAAGAAGTCGAGCGCCGCCAGATCATGGCCGTGCCGAGCATCTACCTGAACGGTGAAGTGTTCGCTTCGGGGCGCATGGAGGTGAAGGAAATCCTCGCCAAGATCGACACCGGCGCCGCCAGCCGCGACGCCGAGAAGATGAACGCCAAGGACGCCTTCGACGTGCTGGTGGTCGGCGGTGGCCCGGCCGGCGCCGCAGCGGCCATCTATGCCGCGCGCAAGGGCATCCGCACCGGCGTGGCCGCCGAGCGCTTCGGTGGCCAGGTGCTGGACACCATGGCGATCGAGAACTTCGTTTCCGTGCAGGAGACCGAAGGACCGAAACTGGCGCGCGCCCTGGAAGAGCACGTCAAGCAGTACGACGTCGACATCATGGACCTGCAGCGCGCCAGCGCGCTGATCCCGGCCAGCGCCGCCGGCGGCCTGCACGAGGTCAAGTTCGAGAGCGGTGCGAGCCTCAAGGCCAAGACCGTGATCCTCGCCACCGGCGCGCGCTGGCGCGAAATGAACGTGCCCGGCGAGAAGGAATACAAGGCCAAGGGCGTGTGCTTCTGCCCGCACTGTGACGGCCCGCTGTTCAAGGGCAAGCGCGTGGCGGTGATCGGCGGCGGCAACTCCGGCGTGGAAGCGGCCATCGACCTGGCCGGCATCGTCAGCCATGTCACCCTGATCGAGTTCGATGACAAGTTGCGCGCCGACGCCGTGCTGCAGAAGAAACTCAACAGCCTGGCCAACGTCACCGTGATCAAGAGCGCGCTGACCACCGAGGTCAAGGGCGACGGGCAGAAAGTCACCGGCCTGGTCTACAAGGACCGCGTCAGCGAGGAGCTGCGCACCGTCGAGCTGGAAGGCATCTTCGTGCAGATCGGCCTGCTGCCCAACAGCGACTGGCTGAAGGGCAGCATCGAGTTGTCGCCACGCGGCGAGATCATCGCCGATGCGCGGGGCGAAACCTCGGTACCGGGCGTGTTCGCCGCCGGCGACGTGACTACCGTGCCGTACAAGCAGATCGTCATCGCCGTGGGCGAAGGCGCCAAGGCCTCGCTGAGTGCCTTCGACCACCTGATCCGCACCACCTGA